One window of the Mobula birostris isolate sMobBir1 chromosome 19, sMobBir1.hap1, whole genome shotgun sequence genome contains the following:
- the LOC140212292 gene encoding secernin-1-like isoform X2: MKFKKLFISLLLPTNQDLRFRIIEYCCFLLHIVPMHHSKFLIHCTYITIDQEERTHAVILSKPSWMWGAEMGANEHGVCIGNVAVMTQETATEAEALLGTDLVRLGLERGATAKESLDVIVSLLGEHGQGGNNFEDGEMLHLFHSSFLIVDRTEVWVLETAGRYWAAEKITEGVRSICNQLSITTNIEAEHPELRSYAQNQGWWNGEEEFNFCAVFSPPDQTLDHHCPGKVMLREQAGKITLQTMMDALRDKDCMDQNSFLVTGSMVSVLPQSSSSTCIHFFTATPDPARSIFKPFIFVDNVKPVPKTESPSFGDEDPAKQQPRFQSRPDRRHGLYQAHECARSLMGAEEESGQKLLQAIQGLEKQGLEAMQDILKSDEAINPLEVADLFYDCVDTEIKFYK; encoded by the exons AATTATTGAATATTGTTGTTTCTTATTACATATTGTGCCAATGcaccacagcaagttcctaatacat TGCACCTACATCACCATTGACCAAGAGGAGAGGACCCATGCAGTAATACTAAGCAAGCCCTCCTGGATGTGGGGAGCGGAAATGGGAGCAAATGAGCATGGAGTCTGCATAGGGAATGTAGCTGTgatgacacaagagactgcaacaGAGGCAGAAGCCCTTTTAGGCACAGATCTTGTCAG ACTCGGTTTGGAAAGAGGAGCCACAGCCAAAGAGTCTTTGGATGTCATAGTTTCCCTTCTAGGAGAGCATGGACAAGGTGGAAATAATTTTGAAGATGGAGAGATGCTTCATCTGTTCCACAGTAGCTTTCTCATTGTGGACAGAACAGAAGTCTGGGTCCTGGAAACAGCTGGCAGATACTGGGCTGCTGAGAAAATCACAG AGGGTGTGAGAAGCATCTGTAACCAATTATCTATAACTACCAACATTGAAGCAGAGCATCCAGAACTTAGAAGTTATGCCCAAAATCAAGGCTGGTGGAACGGAGAGGAGGAATTCAACTTCTGTGCAGTATTCTCGCCACCGGATCAAACTCTGGATCACCACTGTCCCGGGAAAGTCATGCTGAGGGAACAAGCAG GAAAGATCACCTTGCAAACGATGATGGATGCACTACGTGATAAGGACTGCATGGATCAGAATTCCTTCCTCGTCACGGGAAGCATGGTGTCCGTCCTTCCTCAGAGCAGCAGCTCGACTTGCATCCATTTCTTCACGGCCACTCCTGACCCTGCCAG GTCCATCTTCAAACCGTTCATCTTTGTAGACAATGTTAAGCCGGTCCCTAAGACAGAGAGTCCGAGTTTTGGTGATGAGGACCCAGCCAAACAGCAGCCCCGTTTCCAGAGCAGACCGGACCGTAGGCACGGGCTCTATCAAGCACATGAGTGTGCCCGGTCACTCATGGGAGCCGAGGAG GAGTCTGGTCAAAAGCTCTTGCAAGCCATACAGGGTCTGGAGAAACAAGGCCTGGAGGCCATGCAAGATATACTGAAGTCTGATGAAGCCATTAACCCTTTGGAAGTAGCAGACCTCTTCTATGATTGTGTAGACACCGAAATAAAATTCTACAAGTGA